A window from Ferroacidibacillus organovorans encodes these proteins:
- the pyrH gene encoding UMP kinase yields the protein MGMKYRRVVLKLSGEALAGEGGFGISSDVVKAVAEQIREATALGVQVAVVVGGGNIWRGASASGQGMERAHADYMGMLATVLNALALQDALEKFEVPSRVQTSIEMRQVAEPYIRRRAIRHLEKGRVVIFAGGTGNPFFTTDTTAALRAAEIDADVILMAKNGVDGVYTADPQKVATATKYETLTFMTVLSQGLGVMDATATSLCMDNDIPILVFSISIDGNIVRAVRGDEIGTIVRRES from the coding sequence ATGGGGATGAAGTATCGCCGCGTTGTTTTAAAACTTAGTGGGGAAGCGTTGGCGGGTGAAGGCGGTTTTGGCATTTCATCGGATGTCGTGAAGGCGGTTGCTGAGCAAATCCGCGAGGCGACGGCGCTTGGTGTTCAAGTGGCGGTCGTCGTCGGTGGAGGAAATATTTGGCGTGGAGCCTCGGCGAGCGGCCAAGGAATGGAACGCGCGCACGCAGATTACATGGGGATGCTGGCGACCGTGCTAAACGCACTCGCGCTTCAGGACGCGCTTGAAAAATTTGAGGTGCCGTCACGCGTTCAGACATCGATTGAAATGAGACAGGTGGCTGAACCGTACATTCGCCGCAGGGCCATTCGCCATTTGGAAAAAGGGCGCGTGGTCATCTTTGCGGGTGGAACGGGCAACCCGTTTTTTACAACGGATACGACTGCGGCATTGCGCGCCGCAGAGATTGACGCAGATGTCATCTTGATGGCCAAAAATGGTGTGGATGGTGTCTATACGGCTGATCCGCAAAAAGTGGCGACGGCCACAAAATATGAAACGCTTACCTTCATGACCGTTCTCAGTCAAGGCCTCGGGGTGATGGACGCCACGGCTACCTCACTTTGCATGGATAATGACATTCCCATCTTGGTCTTTTCGATCTCGATCGATGGGAATATCGTTCGCGCTGTTCGCGGTGACGAGATCGGCACGATCGTTCGAAGGGAGTCTTGA
- a CDS encoding chemotaxis protein CheC codes for MTRIHLPPAAQDVLREIGNIGSAHAATALSTILDHRVDMNVPLVELVEFDHVADLVGGPEEVVACVFLRVEGELSGNLFLILSISAAKRLIANLLPAVDEEAPFAAMEVSALAEIGNIMAGSYLSSLATLTKLKLSPSVPSTAFDMAQSLLTIGFLTGAESRGYAMIIHTQLASSLKDDHAHIFFLPDPGEENILLHALGVEVEP; via the coding sequence ATGACGCGTATCCATCTGCCGCCAGCCGCTCAGGATGTCTTGCGAGAGATTGGAAACATCGGGTCAGCCCACGCGGCGACAGCGCTCTCAACCATTCTTGACCACCGCGTCGACATGAATGTCCCGCTTGTTGAGTTGGTCGAGTTTGACCATGTCGCAGATCTCGTCGGCGGCCCCGAAGAGGTTGTGGCATGCGTTTTTTTGCGTGTTGAAGGGGAACTTTCTGGAAACCTTTTTCTTATTCTATCGATCAGCGCGGCAAAGCGATTGATTGCGAATCTGCTGCCGGCAGTTGATGAAGAAGCTCCGTTTGCTGCGATGGAAGTGTCCGCTTTAGCAGAGATTGGAAATATTATGGCCGGTAGTTACCTTTCATCTCTTGCAACGCTTACAAAGTTGAAGTTGTCTCCTTCCGTTCCGTCGACCGCCTTTGACATGGCGCAATCTCTCCTCACCATCGGATTTTTGACGGGGGCCGAGAGCCGCGGATACGCGATGATCATTCACACACAGCTCGCGTCGTCTCTAAAAGATGATCACGCCCACATTTTCTTTTTGCCCGATCCGGGAGAAGAAAATATCTTGCTTCATGCGCTTGGTGTCGAGGTTGAACCATGA
- the dxr gene encoding 1-deoxy-D-xylulose-5-phosphate reductoisomerase: MSKALILLGCTGSIGSQTLDVVRANRDAFHVAGVSARRLSERFLATIQEVKPAAVALESDADAVRLADQFPDLTVFSGPTALQQLAAYDQSAVVVNALSGSIGIEPTLAALSNGCDVALANKETLVAAGPLVMETARLRGANVIPVDSEHVALAQCLSGSALQTVEKLLITASGGPFRGKTPAELRDVTVDQALAHPNWSMGSKITVDSATLMNKGLEILEAHHLFQIPLEQIEAVIHPQSIVHSMVQFCDGSIMAQLGAHDMRIPIHYALFYKHGRKDSQLPRVNLLEIGQLTFEPLDHETFPAVTLAVQCGKMGGTIPAVMNAANEVAAHAFLRGELAYLKIIDMVAAVVESHTPIYRPTLEQILDADRFAREETEKRIRKQVGMH, translated from the coding sequence ATGTCAAAAGCGCTGATTCTTCTGGGGTGCACAGGTTCGATTGGCAGCCAGACCCTTGACGTCGTCCGCGCGAATCGCGATGCGTTTCACGTCGCAGGAGTAAGCGCCCGACGTTTGTCAGAGCGGTTTCTAGCGACGATTCAGGAGGTAAAGCCTGCCGCGGTCGCACTCGAATCGGACGCGGATGCGGTACGACTTGCGGATCAATTTCCTGATCTTACTGTTTTTTCAGGGCCAACTGCCCTGCAGCAACTTGCGGCTTATGATCAGAGCGCGGTTGTCGTAAACGCCTTGTCCGGTTCAATCGGCATTGAGCCGACACTCGCCGCGCTTTCTAACGGTTGCGATGTGGCACTGGCAAACAAGGAGACGCTTGTTGCGGCAGGCCCCCTGGTGATGGAGACGGCGCGTTTGCGAGGGGCGAATGTGATCCCGGTCGATTCCGAGCATGTCGCACTCGCCCAATGTCTTTCAGGGAGTGCGCTTCAAACCGTCGAAAAACTGCTGATCACTGCGTCTGGCGGGCCGTTTCGCGGGAAAACGCCCGCTGAATTGCGAGATGTCACGGTAGATCAGGCGCTCGCGCATCCGAATTGGTCCATGGGTTCTAAAATTACGGTAGACTCGGCTACACTGATGAACAAGGGATTGGAAATTCTCGAGGCACATCATCTGTTTCAGATTCCGCTTGAGCAAATCGAGGCGGTGATCCATCCCCAGAGCATTGTCCACTCGATGGTTCAGTTTTGCGATGGATCGATCATGGCGCAGTTGGGTGCCCACGACATGCGCATCCCCATTCACTATGCCCTGTTTTATAAGCACGGCCGCAAGGATTCGCAACTTCCGCGGGTCAATCTTTTAGAGATTGGGCAGTTGACGTTTGAGCCGCTTGATCATGAGACGTTTCCCGCCGTCACGCTTGCTGTGCAATGCGGTAAAATGGGAGGGACGATACCGGCGGTGATGAATGCTGCCAATGAAGTGGCGGCACACGCTTTTTTGCGCGGAGAGCTTGCTTACCTTAAGATCATTGATATGGTCGCTGCGGTCGTGGAGTCACACACACCTATTTATCGTCCGACCCTTGAACAAATTCTCGACGCCGATCGCTTTGCGCGTGAAGAGACTGAAAAAAGGATTCGAAAGCAGGTGGGGATGCATTGA
- a CDS encoding MinD/ParA family protein, with protein sequence MVDQAERLREWTKAQTTDAYLSHTRITAVASGKGGVGKSNFALNYAIALAQYGQQIAILDGDVGFANLDILSGVRGTYTLSSVLRGEVSLRGAFVTCYPGVQLASGGASLLLDESYAAVKLSRFTRELLTLQRDYDRILIDFGAGFGRFSAEMMGLSDDLVLILTPEPTSLADSYALLKYISQHGRTPLVRLVVNRTADAREGALTAQRFKLVAERFLDIKIQHLGSIPEDEAVKRAIQKQTPHLVLEPQSRASRNIAQMAHVAVHGNDLAQPPRGIRAFVERFYRKSHI encoded by the coding sequence GTGGTGGATCAAGCAGAGCGATTGCGCGAATGGACGAAGGCACAGACGACTGACGCGTATCTCAGCCACACCCGAATTACAGCGGTTGCCTCAGGCAAAGGCGGTGTAGGGAAATCGAATTTTGCATTAAACTACGCGATTGCCCTGGCGCAATATGGTCAGCAGATTGCAATTCTTGATGGAGATGTCGGGTTTGCAAACCTTGATATCCTGAGTGGAGTGCGCGGTACATATACCTTGTCTTCCGTATTGCGTGGGGAAGTGTCACTGCGCGGAGCGTTTGTCACCTGCTATCCTGGTGTACAGCTTGCATCTGGAGGCGCTTCTTTGCTTCTGGATGAATCGTACGCCGCCGTGAAGCTTTCACGTTTTACCCGGGAACTGCTGACGCTGCAGCGGGATTACGACAGGATATTGATTGATTTTGGAGCAGGGTTTGGCCGTTTTTCAGCGGAGATGATGGGGCTTAGCGATGACCTCGTTTTAATTTTGACGCCTGAACCGACGTCACTCGCAGACTCCTATGCACTTTTAAAGTACATTTCGCAGCACGGGCGTACACCGCTCGTTCGACTTGTCGTCAACCGCACTGCTGACGCGCGAGAGGGCGCGCTTACAGCGCAGCGGTTTAAATTGGTCGCCGAACGTTTTCTTGACATAAAGATTCAGCACCTCGGTTCAATTCCCGAGGATGAGGCGGTTAAACGGGCGATTCAGAAACAAACACCGCATCTTGTACTTGAGCCACAGTCAAGAGCGTCGCGCAATATCGCCCAAATGGCGCATGTGGCTGTTCATGGGAATGATCTTGCCCAGCCGCCGCGCGGCATTCGGGCATTTGTCGAACGTTTTTATCGCAAATCTCACATTTAG
- the tsf gene encoding translation elongation factor Ts: MATITAAAVKELREKTGAGMLDCKKALTETDGNMEKAIEFLREQGLASAAKKAGRIAAEGVVESYIHAGGRIGVLVEINCETDFVAKTDEFRMLARDIAMHIAASRPEYLRREDIPQEVVDHETEVFRQQTLNEGKPEAIVDKIVVGKVEKYLKDLCLLEQPFVKDPSVTVANLVATKIGKIGENISIRRFVRYEMGEGLEKKQDDFVAEVMSQVKK, encoded by the coding sequence ATGGCTACGATCACAGCTGCAGCAGTAAAAGAGTTGCGCGAGAAGACAGGCGCTGGCATGCTTGATTGCAAAAAAGCGCTCACGGAAACAGATGGAAACATGGAGAAGGCGATTGAGTTTTTGCGTGAGCAGGGACTCGCTTCGGCAGCCAAAAAAGCGGGACGCATCGCGGCAGAAGGCGTTGTTGAGTCGTACATTCACGCGGGCGGGCGGATTGGTGTCCTTGTTGAAATCAACTGTGAGACTGACTTTGTTGCAAAGACAGACGAGTTTCGCATGCTGGCGCGCGATATTGCGATGCACATCGCGGCTTCGCGGCCAGAGTATCTCCGCCGGGAAGATATTCCTCAGGAGGTCGTCGATCACGAGACGGAAGTTTTTCGTCAGCAGACGTTGAACGAGGGAAAACCGGAAGCGATTGTCGACAAGATTGTCGTGGGTAAGGTTGAAAAGTATTTAAAGGATCTTTGCCTGCTTGAACAGCCATTTGTCAAAGATCCTTCTGTGACAGTCGCCAATCTTGTCGCCACGAAGATTGGCAAGATTGGTGAAAACATCTCAATTCGCCGGTTTGTGCGTTACGAGATGGGTGAGGGTTTGGAAAAGAAACAGGATGACTTTGTAGCAGAGGTTATGTCACAAGTGAAAAAGTGA
- a CDS encoding phosphatidate cytidylyltransferase, with protein sequence MLFAAIAVVSTLEIGTMMKIAKTSAESVVAIAFAILIVLWPGFERFWFALFYALLVLTIVRRESFSFSGAGVLFAGALYSSYAFRTLLDLRETSHGLAFVLIILIAIWSTDTGAFFVGRALGGRKLMPEVSPKKTVSGALGGLVLAIVLTVATGVLMLPHALKDWGMLALLGALISIAGQTGDLVESALKRHYAVKDSGWLLPGHGGLLDRFDSLLLAAPIAYHFIIWFFPAYIS encoded by the coding sequence ATGCTGTTTGCGGCGATCGCCGTTGTCAGCACGCTTGAGATCGGTACGATGATGAAGATCGCAAAGACCAGTGCGGAGAGTGTCGTAGCGATTGCCTTTGCGATCTTGATCGTCTTATGGCCTGGCTTTGAGCGATTCTGGTTTGCCCTATTTTATGCATTGCTCGTGTTGACCATCGTTCGTCGGGAGTCGTTTTCTTTTTCTGGAGCGGGTGTGCTTTTTGCGGGCGCGCTTTATTCAAGCTATGCGTTTCGCACGTTGCTTGACTTGCGCGAGACCTCGCACGGCCTTGCTTTTGTCTTGATTATCTTAATCGCGATCTGGTCGACAGACACAGGCGCCTTTTTTGTAGGACGAGCACTTGGCGGACGTAAATTGATGCCGGAGGTAAGCCCGAAAAAAACGGTGTCTGGGGCGCTGGGAGGGCTTGTGCTAGCAATCGTATTGACCGTTGCGACAGGTGTTCTCATGCTGCCGCACGCGCTGAAAGACTGGGGGATGCTCGCATTGCTTGGGGCGCTCATATCGATTGCAGGACAAACGGGTGATCTCGTGGAATCAGCGCTTAAGCGTCACTATGCCGTAAAGGATTCGGGATGGCTGTTACCTGGACACGGAGGGCTGCTTGATCGGTTTGACAGCCTGCTTCTTGCTGCGCCCATCGCATACCATTTTATCATCTGGTTTTTTCCCGCATATATTTCTTAA
- a CDS encoding chemotaxis protein CheW, whose amino-acid sequence MEKVVLFRVGAERFAVPVDRVQSIERIPELTLVPYAPTFVKGMTSLRGQIVPVIDLSERFSYESTSSEHERRMLVVLTRDEWVGLLVDAAQDVIEVQDGARQPAPRVGLSLRREFLLGVIRQNEQLIMMLDLDALFTDEEKDAVRSGMEMVQ is encoded by the coding sequence GTGGAAAAGGTTGTGCTGTTTCGTGTAGGTGCAGAACGCTTCGCCGTGCCGGTAGATCGTGTCCAATCGATCGAGAGAATTCCAGAGCTCACGCTTGTGCCTTATGCCCCGACTTTTGTAAAAGGCATGACATCCCTGCGCGGGCAGATCGTCCCCGTCATTGATCTTTCCGAACGGTTTTCCTACGAGTCGACATCAAGTGAGCATGAACGCAGAATGCTTGTCGTTTTGACGCGTGACGAGTGGGTGGGACTCCTCGTCGATGCGGCCCAGGATGTGATCGAAGTTCAGGATGGCGCGCGTCAGCCTGCGCCGCGTGTTGGCTTGTCGCTGCGCCGGGAATTTTTGCTTGGCGTCATCCGGCAAAACGAGCAACTCATCATGATGCTCGATCTTGACGCGCTTTTTACGGATGAAGAAAAAGATGCGGTTCGCAGCGGAATGGAAATGGTTCAATGA
- the frr gene encoding ribosome recycling factor — MSVDYIKQAEERMEKSVAALKRDFATVRAGRATPSLLDKVLVEYYGSMVPISQMANISVPDSRTLMIQPWDKSSLNDIERAIMKSDLGLSPSNDGVVIRLVLPQLTEQRRVELTKVIRKLAEEGRVAVRNVRRDVNDDVKKAEKQSLLPEDESRRLQEKIQDVTDKTVAEIDRLLAQKERELLEV; from the coding sequence ATGAGTGTGGATTATATTAAGCAGGCAGAAGAGCGCATGGAAAAATCGGTTGCGGCGTTAAAGAGAGACTTTGCGACCGTCCGCGCGGGACGCGCGACACCGTCGCTACTCGACAAAGTGTTGGTTGAGTATTATGGTTCTATGGTGCCGATCTCGCAAATGGCCAATATCAGTGTGCCAGATTCACGGACATTGATGATTCAGCCTTGGGACAAAAGCAGCCTGAATGATATTGAGCGCGCGATCATGAAATCTGATCTTGGGCTGTCACCGTCAAACGATGGTGTCGTCATTCGCTTGGTATTGCCCCAATTGACAGAACAGCGCCGCGTCGAGTTGACAAAAGTGATTCGAAAACTTGCTGAAGAGGGGCGCGTCGCCGTGCGCAATGTTCGCCGCGATGTGAATGATGATGTGAAAAAGGCTGAGAAACAGTCTCTTCTTCCTGAAGATGAGAGCCGTCGCCTCCAAGAGAAGATTCAAGATGTCACTGACAAAACAGTCGCTGAGATTGATCGTCTGCTTGCGCAAAAAGAGCGCGAACTCCTTGAGGTCTAA
- a CDS encoding isoprenyl transferase, with amino-acid sequence MAPNWKSMFKGKARSVGPQISEGMPVPQHVAVIMDGNGRWATVRGLPRMAGHHAGMGSMKDVIRAADDVGVKFLTMYAFSTENWKRPRQEIQYLWQLLEEFFRRDIKELVDRNVQIRFIGDTTHLPLASQKTIERAKEMTRPNTGMVVQFALNYGSRLEIIEAIKAIVKRVETGEISSDDIDASLLSSHLSTAGIPDPDLLIRTSGDQRISNFLLWQIAYSELYFCDKLWPEFQREDFLAALDSYGRRERRFGGLK; translated from the coding sequence ATGGCACCTAACTGGAAATCCATGTTTAAGGGCAAAGCGCGAAGCGTTGGTCCACAGATATCGGAAGGGATGCCTGTCCCTCAACATGTCGCTGTCATCATGGACGGCAACGGGCGCTGGGCTACGGTGCGGGGTCTCCCGCGCATGGCAGGCCATCACGCTGGTATGGGATCGATGAAAGATGTGATTCGCGCGGCCGATGATGTTGGTGTTAAATTTCTCACGATGTACGCGTTCTCGACGGAAAACTGGAAACGTCCCCGCCAAGAAATTCAATATTTATGGCAGCTCCTTGAAGAGTTTTTTCGACGCGATATCAAAGAACTCGTCGATCGCAATGTTCAGATTCGCTTTATTGGCGACACCACGCATCTCCCGCTTGCCTCACAAAAGACAATTGAACGTGCGAAAGAAATGACTCGCCCCAATACGGGAATGGTTGTTCAGTTTGCGTTAAACTATGGCAGCCGCCTGGAGATTATCGAGGCTATAAAAGCCATTGTAAAGCGCGTTGAGACGGGTGAGATATCGTCTGATGATATTGACGCTTCCCTTTTGTCCTCTCACTTGTCAACCGCGGGCATTCCAGATCCTGACCTGTTGATTCGCACGTCTGGCGATCAGCGGATCAGCAATTTCTTGCTGTGGCAGATTGCGTACTCAGAACTCTATTTTTGTGATAAATTATGGCCAGAGTTTCAACGTGAAGACTTTCTTGCCGCACTCGATTCCTACGGACGACGCGAGCGACGTTTTGGCGGGTTAAAATAA
- the rseP gene encoding RIP metalloprotease RseP codes for MISWLLDGGVRTILSVVIVFLILVTIHEFGHFIVAKKAGVLVPKFAIGFGPPIFKFGRGETEYSIRLLPLGGFVQLAGEMPQDALFKTGEEIAILSDSSGAVTLIGEPIDVRGEHAMKGTLVAIDTTKTFTVTLQTGDGVHTYPFALRAWIANGKDRIPMAPPNRQMMQKPLFARMLIVFAGPLMNVFLTIVLLSIVAMSVGTLSSPPQIASVEANSPASRAGIVAGDTIVSVGNAATQNWSQLVLAIETHPNKPIPMTVSHNGRDQNLTVTPEKRSDGMGFIGITPAVTHGLIPSIESGFQQTVAYTQMIYQALGHLFTSRTAFVKDVGGPVKIVQVIGQQAQLGILNLVNLTAVLSLNLAIFNLLPIPALDGSRILFMIVEWIRGRPVDPRKEYAVHAIGFAILILFTVFRTYLDVTQLH; via the coding sequence TTGATTTCGTGGCTGTTGGACGGTGGCGTGCGGACCATTCTCAGTGTGGTGATCGTCTTTTTGATCCTTGTCACGATCCATGAGTTTGGGCATTTCATCGTGGCGAAAAAGGCGGGCGTCTTAGTTCCCAAATTTGCGATTGGGTTTGGACCACCAATTTTTAAGTTTGGCCGCGGGGAGACGGAGTATTCCATTCGCTTGCTCCCACTGGGCGGATTTGTTCAATTGGCAGGGGAAATGCCTCAAGATGCACTTTTTAAGACGGGCGAAGAAATTGCGATTCTCAGCGATTCGTCGGGTGCAGTGACCCTGATTGGTGAACCGATCGATGTGCGCGGTGAGCACGCTATGAAAGGGACGCTTGTTGCGATCGATACAACCAAGACGTTTACGGTCACCCTTCAGACAGGAGACGGTGTACACACCTATCCATTTGCGCTTCGCGCATGGATTGCCAATGGAAAAGACCGCATTCCCATGGCGCCGCCGAATCGTCAGATGATGCAAAAACCTTTGTTTGCAAGGATGCTGATTGTTTTTGCGGGTCCGCTCATGAACGTCTTTTTGACGATTGTCTTGCTCTCGATCGTTGCAATGTCGGTGGGCACACTGTCGTCTCCGCCGCAAATTGCGTCTGTCGAAGCGAACTCCCCCGCAAGTCGCGCGGGCATTGTCGCGGGTGATACGATTGTGTCCGTGGGAAATGCTGCGACACAGAATTGGTCGCAATTGGTTCTTGCGATAGAGACACATCCCAACAAACCGATCCCGATGACGGTCTCTCACAATGGTCGCGATCAAAATCTGACGGTCACCCCTGAAAAGCGCTCGGACGGTATGGGGTTTATCGGTATAACGCCAGCTGTGACGCACGGCTTGATTCCGTCGATTGAGAGCGGATTTCAGCAGACAGTCGCGTATACCCAAATGATTTATCAGGCGCTGGGCCACCTTTTTACGAGTCGCACAGCGTTTGTGAAAGATGTTGGTGGACCCGTGAAAATTGTGCAGGTTATTGGTCAACAGGCACAACTCGGCATTCTTAACTTGGTCAATTTGACGGCTGTTCTGAGCCTGAATCTGGCGATTTTTAATCTGTTGCCGATTCCTGCGCTTGATGGCAGCCGCATCTTGTTCATGATTGTTGAGTGGATTCGCGGTAGACCTGTTGATCCGCGAAAAGAGTATGCTGTTCACGCGATTGGCTTTGCGATCCTCATTTTGTTTACGGTGTTTCGCACATATCTAGATGTCACACAGTTGCATTAA
- a CDS encoding chemotaxis protein CheD yields MVIVKVGMADAAVAHAPNVLRTLGLGSCVGIALYDPHVKVAGLSHIMLPSSVGHHDGNPAKYANTGVPHLLELMEREGARRSRIKAKIAGGAQMFHSAALPDVARVGPRNVEAVRAILHAAAIEIIAQEVGGSIGRTVELDAETGLYHIRTAMAPPYTV; encoded by the coding sequence ATGGTGATCGTGAAGGTGGGCATGGCAGATGCGGCGGTGGCGCACGCGCCGAATGTTTTGCGGACGCTTGGTCTTGGCTCGTGTGTTGGAATTGCGCTGTATGATCCACATGTCAAAGTGGCTGGGCTGTCCCACATCATGTTACCCTCAAGTGTAGGACACCACGACGGCAATCCGGCGAAGTATGCAAACACAGGTGTTCCCCATCTGCTTGAATTGATGGAGCGAGAAGGCGCGAGACGTTCGCGCATCAAGGCGAAGATTGCCGGTGGGGCGCAGATGTTTCACTCTGCGGCGCTACCGGACGTTGCGCGTGTCGGTCCGCGCAATGTAGAGGCGGTCCGCGCGATACTCCACGCTGCAGCGATTGAGATTATTGCGCAGGAAGTGGGGGGCTCGATTGGCCGGACGGTCGAATTGGATGCGGAAACCGGACTTTATCACATCAGAACCGCCATGGCGCCGCCCTATACCGTATAA
- the rpsB gene encoding 30S ribosomal protein S2, protein MAVVSMKQLLEAGVHFGHQTRRWNPKMDRYIFTERNGIYIIDLQKTVKKVEEAYQFVRQIATEGKTLLFVGTKKQAQDSVRDEALRCGGYYVNQRWLGGTLTNFTTIQKRIDRLRTLERMESDGTFDVLPKKEVILLRKEQERLEKFLGGIKDMKKMPGALFVIDPRKERIAVAEARKLGIPIVGIVDTNCDPDEIDYVIPGNDDAIRAVKLLCGKMADAILEGSQDEESVS, encoded by the coding sequence TTGGCAGTCGTATCCATGAAGCAATTGCTTGAAGCAGGTGTCCACTTTGGTCACCAAACACGTCGTTGGAACCCGAAAATGGATCGTTACATTTTCACGGAGCGCAACGGTATCTATATCATTGATCTGCAAAAAACCGTAAAAAAGGTTGAAGAGGCGTACCAGTTTGTTCGCCAGATCGCGACAGAAGGCAAGACTCTGCTTTTTGTGGGAACGAAAAAACAGGCGCAAGATTCTGTTCGCGACGAAGCTCTTCGCTGTGGCGGCTACTATGTCAATCAACGTTGGTTAGGTGGCACACTTACAAACTTTACAACAATTCAAAAGCGAATTGACCGACTGCGCACGCTTGAGCGCATGGAGTCAGACGGAACTTTTGATGTGCTTCCCAAAAAAGAAGTGATCCTGCTTCGCAAAGAGCAAGAGCGTCTTGAAAAATTTTTGGGCGGTATCAAGGATATGAAAAAGATGCCTGGCGCACTTTTTGTTATCGATCCGCGCAAAGAGCGCATCGCAGTTGCCGAGGCGAGAAAATTGGGGATCCCAATCGTTGGAATCGTTGATACGAACTGTGATCCAGATGAGATTGACTATGTGATTCCGGGAAATGACGATGCGATTCGAGCAGTGAAACTTTTGTGTGGCAAAATGGCAGATGCGATTTTGGAAGGAAGTCAAGACGAAGAGTCTGTGTCTTGA
- the flhF gene encoding flagellar biosynthesis protein FlhF — protein sequence MFIKKFVYKTMPQAMDAIKQELGAEAVILSSRRIRAPGFLGWFGAQWYEVVAAVDSAKVQDERGAQKSEQLQQPVKIHPFVPQAAATGTFLDMNALQSDDPALPPLLQRESVTDRGETMKVSAQSAPGRKPLDTPPAVSQSRRTAMELVDRAGAPSVTLVDSVQAMDSTAQMARDIKDLRMMIATMVAKEADAEATELGLLMSHWRETGMSAELIKKFQDFQSAEPTRSLDDTIARFVEQTLTLPPRTIRTDDRCVLFLGPTGVGKTTTIAKLAAQAKLRDRRKVGLLTVDTFRIAAVEQLGIYATILNIPVIVAKSPDEIPGCLEQLAACDLILVDTTGRSYLDQQAILEHQAVIGALSVDLIYATLSLNARYAETKMMMTALSTMHVDALLFTKHDESMLPSLALSMSAEFNKPLSYITNGQHVPNDLFEADLHTIISIFQRRDERGGSSRAIARMDEGTDD from the coding sequence ATGTTCATTAAGAAGTTTGTCTATAAGACCATGCCTCAGGCGATGGATGCAATCAAACAGGAGTTGGGGGCAGAAGCTGTAATTCTGTCCAGCAGGCGGATTCGCGCACCGGGGTTTTTGGGATGGTTTGGTGCACAGTGGTATGAGGTTGTTGCGGCCGTCGATAGTGCGAAGGTGCAGGATGAACGCGGTGCGCAAAAATCCGAACAACTGCAGCAACCAGTAAAAATACATCCTTTTGTACCTCAAGCGGCGGCGACAGGCACGTTTCTTGACATGAATGCACTACAAAGTGACGATCCTGCATTGCCGCCTCTTTTACAGCGCGAGAGTGTGACAGACCGTGGTGAGACTATGAAAGTGAGCGCGCAGAGCGCGCCAGGAAGAAAGCCTCTTGACACACCCCCCGCGGTCTCGCAGTCGCGACGAACTGCCATGGAGTTGGTTGATCGCGCTGGCGCGCCATCCGTAACGCTTGTTGATTCGGTGCAAGCGATGGACTCCACAGCGCAGATGGCGCGGGACATTAAAGACTTGCGAATGATGATCGCGACGATGGTCGCCAAAGAAGCGGACGCTGAAGCGACTGAGCTTGGGTTGCTTATGAGTCACTGGCGCGAAACGGGGATGTCAGCGGAGCTTATAAAAAAATTCCAGGATTTTCAATCCGCAGAACCGACGCGCAGTCTTGATGACACGATTGCTCGTTTTGTAGAGCAGACGCTCACGCTGCCCCCGCGCACAATACGAACGGATGATCGTTGCGTCCTTTTTCTCGGTCCGACAGGCGTCGGCAAGACGACCACAATCGCCAAGCTTGCGGCCCAGGCAAAACTGCGCGATCGACGCAAGGTGGGACTGCTTACCGTTGACACGTTTCGCATCGCGGCGGTTGAACAACTCGGTATCTACGCAACCATCTTAAACATTCCGGTGATTGTCGCCAAATCGCCTGATGAGATTCCGGGGTGCCTTGAACAGCTGGCGGCTTGTGATTTGATCCTCGTCGATACGACGGGGCGCAGCTACCTTGACCAACAAGCCATTTTAGAGCATCAGGCGGTGATTGGCGCGCTGTCGGTCGACCTGATCTATGCGACGCTTAGTCTCAACGCTCGCTATGCTGAGACCAAGATGATGATGACTGCGTTGTCAACGATGCATGTCGATGCGTTACTGTTTACCAAACACGACGAATCAATGCTTCCGTCACTTGCTCTCTCAATGAGCGCAGAGTTCAATAAACCGTTATCCTATATTACAAACGGTCAGCATGTGCCGAATGACTTGTTTGAGGCGGATCTCCACACGATAATTTCAATTTTCCAGAGGAGAGACGAACGTGGTGGATCAAGCAGAGCGATTGCGCGAATGGACGAAGGCACAGACGACTGA